From a single Myxocyprinus asiaticus isolate MX2 ecotype Aquarium Trade chromosome 33, UBuf_Myxa_2, whole genome shotgun sequence genomic region:
- the LOC127424687 gene encoding opsin-5-like — protein sequence MGHPVETAHFISTIPKEHDVFMGSIYATFCILSLLGNGILLLVAYRKRTSLKPAEFFIINLCISDLGMTITLFPLAIPSAFAHKWLFGEMVCLCYAVCGVLFGLTSLTNLTALSSVCCLKVCFPNYGNKFSYSHARLMILGVWCYATVFAVGPLANWGHYGPEPYGTACCIDWYAPGHDSLSMSYIICLFLFCYALPLAIILFSYILILITVRGSRQAVQQHVSPQTKTTNAQILIVKLSVAVCIGFLTAWSPYAIAAMWAAFGKLSEVPPIAFAIAAIFAKSSTIYNPVVYLLFKPNFRKSLSRDTAQIRRRICSSQCRGSPVPGEKDFYPQTSLRCNKDVSNSTRLSNCLVDSHRASLYCTEADLRCQHATPQRTACVLIGTSYSEVTLSQLPEKMHADLM from the exons ATGGGGCATCCCGTGGAAACTGCCCATTTTATTTCCACAATCCCAAAGGAGCACGATGTCTTCATGGGTTCCATATATGCAACTTTCT GTATTCTGTCACTCTTGGGAAATGGAATACTGCTCCTTGTAGCGTATCGTAAGAGGACATCTCTGAAGCCGGCCGAGTTCTTCATCATAAATTTGTGTATTAGTGACCTTGGAATGACGATTACTCTTTTTCCCTTGGCGATTCCATCAGCCTTTGCTCACAA gtggcTGTTTGGAGAAATGGTCTGTTTATGCTATGCCGTATGTGGCGTTCTCTTCGGCTTGACCAGCTTGACAAATCTTACCGCTCTGTCTTCCGTCTGCTGCCTCAAAGTCTGCTTCCCAAACTATG GTAACAAATTCTCCTATTCTCATGCCCGTCTGATGATATTGGGAGTGTGGTGTTATGCCACAGTGTTTGCCGTTGGTCCCTTGGCAAATTGGGGCCACTATGGTCCAGAACCCTATGGCACAGCATGCTGCATAGACTG GTATGCACCTGGACATGACTCTCTGTCCATGTCCTACATCATCTGCCTCTTCCTCTTCTGCTATGCTCTCCCCCTCGCCATCATCCTCTTCTCCTACATCCTGATCCTCATCACAGTGCGAGGGTCACGGCAGGCAGTACAGCAACATGTGTCACCACAGACCAAGACAACAAATGCACAAATCCTCATTGTGAAG CTTTCAGTGGCAGTATGTATTGGTTTTCTGACAGCGTGGAGCCCCTATGCTATTGCAGCAATGTGGGCTGCATTTGGAAAACTCAGTGAAGTCCCACCTATAGCCTTTGCAATAGCAGCTATCTTTGCCAAATCCTCCACCATCTACAACCCGGTGGTGTACCTGCTATTCAAACCCAATTTTCGTAAATCTCTGAGCAGGGACACCGCTCAAATACGCAGACGAATTTGTTCTAGCCAGTGTAGGGGAAGCCCTGTGCCTGGAGAGAAGGATTTTTACCCGCAAACATCCCTTCGCTGCAACAAGGATGTTAGCAACTCCACTCGCCTCTCAAACTGCCTAGTGGACAGCCATAGGGCTTCTCTTTATTGCACCGAGGCAGATCTGCGTTGTCAACACGCCACGCCTCAAAGGACTGCCTGTGTGCTGATCGGTACATCCTACAGCGAGGTGACTTTGAGCCAGCTCCCAGAGAAAATGCATGCTGACCTTATGTGA